Proteins encoded together in one bacterium window:
- a CDS encoding DUF86 domain-containing protein, with product MRSDRERLLDIIEAADHIGRYARLGEERFRRDELVQTWMRHHLQILGEAAAALSEGARQRMPDIPWRQIIGMRNILVHQYFAVDLDVVWQAASHDAPELRVAAEALADQVT from the coding sequence ATGAGGTCCGACCGCGAGCGTCTCCTCGACATCATCGAGGCTGCGGACCACATCGGCCGGTATGCGCGGCTGGGCGAAGAGCGTTTCCGGCGGGACGAACTGGTGCAGACGTGGATGCGGCACCATCTGCAGATTCTGGGCGAGGCGGCCGCCGCCCTGAGCGAGGGGGCCCGCCAGCGCATGCCGGACATCCCGTGGCGCCAGATCATCGGCATGCGCAATATCCTCGTGCATCAGTACTTCGCCGTGGACCTTGATGTAGTCTGGCAAGCTGCCTCCCACGACGCTCCGGAGTTGCGGGTGGCGGCCGAGGCGCTGGCTGACCAGGTCACGTAG
- a CDS encoding nucleotidyltransferase family protein, whose translation MAQTTGCPPTLAQIRARREEILRLAEEYKVSNVRLFGSVARGEAAAGSDVDFLVDARKGCSLFDLGGLLMDLQDLLGCEVDVVTTGGLRERIRDRVLQEAVAL comes from the coding sequence ATGGCTCAGACAACAGGCTGTCCCCCGACGCTCGCGCAGATCCGCGCCCGGCGGGAGGAAATACTGCGGCTGGCCGAGGAGTACAAGGTGAGCAACGTGCGGCTCTTTGGCTCGGTCGCGCGCGGGGAGGCGGCTGCGGGCAGTGACGTGGATTTCCTCGTTGACGCCCGCAAGGGCTGCTCTCTGTTTGACCTCGGCGGTCTACTCATGGACCTGCAAGACCTGCTGGGCTGCGAGGTGGATGTCGTCACGACCGGGGGGCTGAGGGAGCGCATCCGCGACCGCGTGCTGCAAGAGGCGGTCGCCCTATGA